CGGGAACCTTGATAATGAAGATAGCTAATGGCCTAACACCTGTTAGGTGTATGTAATTTATACTACTGAAACCATAATTAATACATTGATTGGGGCACTCCCCGCCCCGAACTTTACATTATTAAACTGAGGTTAATTATTGAGTATTAATTAAACCCGGTTGTAAAGTAAAGTTCGACTATGAAAAAGCTTATTTCTTTCCCGGTGGCGTTTTTGGTAAGCGTGCTCATGTTTATAATTACCGGGCTGTTTATTACGCTTAACACCGGCCTTATGCAGCCTTTGTTGCCGGCCCGGTTTTTTATGGTGGCCCTTGAAGCCGTTTGCGCATTAAAATTTGCCCTCCTTATTATTATGTTAATGCCAAACAAGCCTGCACTTATACAGGTTGCGTGGGGCTTTTTGCTGGCCGATGTGCTGGCTATACTTTTATGCGTAACACTTAGCGGCAGTTTAACTATGCCTGTATCCATTTTCATTGTGCAGGCCATGTTTATCATCTACCACATGGCAAGGCAGGGCAGGTTATGGATTTACAAAAGCGATAACGCAACAAGCATCGGGATAGAAAATGAATTAATAACACCGGGTATTTAAAAATGAGACGGATATGCAGCAGAACCATAAGCTGATAAATGTAATTATCGACCTGCAAACGCGGGGCTTTAACCACGATTTTGTTATCGAGAACGAATATATCAGGTGCCTGCAGTACAACGAACTGATATCGCCCGATGATTTTGAGATACTGGAAACATACCATTGCGATGACCGAGAGGGTGGCAGCCTGGTGTACGCTATCAGGCTGAGCAACTATGATGTAAGCGGGATTTTGATGAGCAGCTACCGCTCGTACATCCGCGGCATGTCATTAAGGTTGTGGTCAAAATTTAACAACGTAATCAAATTAAACTACACAGCAGCAAAATAAAGGCTTATACATAAAACTTATGAACAGGGGAATCAGAAATATTAACAGCCTTGGCGCAACTTTGCCCGAATACACCACTAACGGGGCATACATAGGTAACTGGAAAATTCAGCTCCGGTCAAACAAAATTGCTGTTTGTCCGCGTATGCGCAAAATACTCGAACTTGAAAAAGGTTATGACGATAGTCTTAACGATTTTTTTGATCTGGTTAAGCCTGGTCAGCTAAATCAACTGATCCACGAGTTTAAGGTAGCCTGCTTTAACGGCACCCGGTTTGAAAAACGGGTGCAGATAGTAACCCCACGGGGTACCGAAAAATGGGTTCAGCTAACCGGCGTATTGTATTCGCGCCGCTGGGGCACAGCCGAGCAAATGATAGGCACGGTTGAAGATGTTACCCAAAAAGTAAATGAAGAATGCCTGGGTATGGCCATTATTAACCATGAGCTGCGTGCGCCTTTATCAATCATCAAACTCAATACCCAAACCTTAATTAACCAGTTGGGGCATAGCATCAATAAACAGCCGGTTAAGCTTTTAAATATGGTTGATCAGCATATTAACGGCTTTACCAGGCTTATTGAAGAATACCTGTCGGCATCCGCAGGCGATGATAAAGCAGGGCAACTTAATTTTAGTTTGTTTGATTTGAACGATTTAATTGATATCGTACTTGGCGAAATGCGTATTTTATACACCAGTCATCGGTTTTGCAAATTATCGGCCAATGAGCCGGTATTGATAAGGGGCGATAAGTACAAAATTATGCAGGTGTTGATCAACTATTTTACCAACGCGGCAAAGTTTTCGCCGCAATGCTCGCGCATTACCATCAGTGTAAACTGCATAGACAGCCATGTTGAAGTGGCCATAAATGACGAAGGTGCCGGTATTAACGAAGAGAACGGACAAGTGCTGTTTCAAAAATTTTACCAGTGTAACCAAAAATCGGTAAGGCAAAAAAACAGCAAAGGTTTGGGCTTATACATTGTTAAAAATATTATTCAAAAACACGGCGGCACGGTACGGGCCGAAAATGGAGCTAACGGAGGTGCCGTATTTTACTTCAGTTTGCCAATTGGCGAGCAAAACAAATTTAACACAACCGGGCAGGAGGCGGTAAAACTAATGGCATAAAACGGTAAGCGTTAAGTAAAGAAATAATAAAAGATAAAAAACTCTTTTATTATTGAAACTAATACCTACATTTGCTTCGTAAAGCAATGGGAATATTTTCAAAAACATGTGAGTATGCTATAAGGGCTGTTTTTTTAATAGCCCAGCGCACGGCCGATGGTAATAGGGTAGGGATAAAGGAAATAGCTGCCAGCATTGATTCGCCCGAGCATTTCCTGGCCAAAATACTACAGGATTTGAGCAGGCGGGGCATTATCCAATCGGTAAAAGGGCCCAACGGTGGTTTTTACCTTGATGAGCAAAGCCTGGCCCGCCCCCTGGCCGATGTGATAGAAGCTGTTGATGGCGGAGGCATATTCAGGGATTGCGGTTTGGGTTTGAAAGAATGCTCATCAAAAAATCCCTGTCCGCTGCACTTCGAATTTTTAGATGTGCGCAACCGCCTGCAAAAAATGCTCGAAAATATTACCATAGGCCAGTTTAATGAAGATTTGAACCTGGGTATTGTAGTGCTTAAAAAATAACGCCGGCCCGGATATCACAGGGCTGCTTGATCCCGTTTTTTGGTGAATTAAAACTGAAGTTCATCATTAAAAGATCAATTTAAAAGATAAAAAGGTATTAATATATTTTAATATGAAACTCAAAATCTACTTAGTTTTTAGCCTGTTAACAGGTTTGGTGTTGCTATCCGCCGGTAGCAGTGCCCATGCCGCCGAGGTATTGAAAGCTACCCCGGCTTTTAATACAGCTGCCTGCATTTTAATAGGGGTAACGGTGTTTTTACTGTTGCTGTTATTACTTTGGCTGATACGCCTTGCCCGTGGCCTGCGCGAAGATGAAATTGCCCGCGAGAAATATG
The sequence above is a segment of the Mucilaginibacter celer genome. Coding sequences within it:
- a CDS encoding RrF2 family transcriptional regulator, translated to MGIFSKTCEYAIRAVFLIAQRTADGNRVGIKEIAASIDSPEHFLAKILQDLSRRGIIQSVKGPNGGFYLDEQSLARPLADVIEAVDGGGIFRDCGLGLKECSSKNPCPLHFEFLDVRNRLQKMLENITIGQFNEDLNLGIVVLKK
- a CDS encoding PAS domain-containing sensor histidine kinase — translated: MNRGIRNINSLGATLPEYTTNGAYIGNWKIQLRSNKIAVCPRMRKILELEKGYDDSLNDFFDLVKPGQLNQLIHEFKVACFNGTRFEKRVQIVTPRGTEKWVQLTGVLYSRRWGTAEQMIGTVEDVTQKVNEECLGMAIINHELRAPLSIIKLNTQTLINQLGHSINKQPVKLLNMVDQHINGFTRLIEEYLSASAGDDKAGQLNFSLFDLNDLIDIVLGEMRILYTSHRFCKLSANEPVLIRGDKYKIMQVLINYFTNAAKFSPQCSRITISVNCIDSHVEVAINDEGAGINEENGQVLFQKFYQCNQKSVRQKNSKGLGLYIVKNIIQKHGGTVRAENGANGGAVFYFSLPIGEQNKFNTTGQEAVKLMA